A genomic segment from Streptosporangium roseum DSM 43021 encodes:
- a CDS encoding phosphorothioated DNA-binding restriction endonuclease: MDWIERIAGIRRWTRGGERAPHKPLLLLYVLGRFQRHGNLPIPFSAAEADLKRLLKEYGPPRDTSPGYPFHHLTSDGLWLVDTVTGPGSPGPELGRLRAGQATGRLHPDLARALVEDPRLAAGIAHFLLDANFPPSLHADICRLAGLDLDGLETVPMARPVPAPAVRRDPAFRDKVLMAYEYACAFCAYDGWLDGTAVGLDAAHVRWWAFDGPDDLANGLCLCAIHHKLFDKGVLGLAPDRTVTVSARFVGRSASARDMVLSLAGQPVRDPQPGMDAVESDHIDWHGRQVFRTPARSA; this comes from the coding sequence ATGGACTGGATCGAGCGGATCGCCGGGATCCGGCGCTGGACGCGCGGTGGCGAGCGGGCGCCGCACAAGCCGCTCCTGCTGCTGTACGTCCTGGGCCGTTTCCAGCGGCATGGCAACCTGCCGATCCCCTTCAGCGCCGCCGAGGCCGATCTCAAGCGGCTGCTCAAGGAGTACGGCCCACCGCGGGACACCAGTCCCGGCTACCCGTTCCACCACCTGACCAGCGACGGCCTGTGGCTGGTCGACACCGTCACGGGCCCCGGCAGTCCCGGCCCGGAGCTGGGCCGCCTGCGCGCCGGCCAGGCCACCGGCCGGCTCCACCCCGACCTCGCCCGCGCCCTCGTGGAAGACCCCCGCCTGGCGGCCGGGATCGCCCATTTCCTGCTGGACGCGAATTTCCCGCCCTCGCTGCACGCCGACATCTGCCGGCTGGCCGGCCTGGACCTGGACGGCCTGGAGACCGTCCCCATGGCCAGGCCCGTCCCCGCCCCCGCCGTACGTCGTGACCCCGCCTTCCGCGACAAGGTGCTCATGGCCTACGAGTACGCCTGCGCGTTCTGCGCCTACGACGGCTGGCTGGACGGCACCGCGGTCGGGCTGGACGCGGCCCACGTGCGCTGGTGGGCCTTCGACGGCCCCGACGACCTGGCCAACGGGCTGTGCCTGTGCGCCATCCACCACAAGCTGTTCGACAAGGGAGTCCTGGGACTGGCACCTGACCGCACCGTCACCGTCTCGGCCAGGTTCGTCGGCCGGTCGGCGTCGGCGCGGGACATGGTGCTGTCCCTGGCCGGGCAACCCGTCCGCGACCCGCAACCGGGTATGGACGCCGTCGAGTCCGACCACATCGACTGGCACGGCCGGCAGGTCTTCCGCACGCCCGCCCGGAGCGCCTGA